The following proteins are co-located in the Leucoraja erinacea ecotype New England chromosome 4, Leri_hhj_1, whole genome shotgun sequence genome:
- the LOC129696505 gene encoding somatomedin-B and thrombospondin type-1 domain-containing protein: MVWSKQFILLFVLELAWFLDIAEAGCSEPLKCCNGRNHGCSSTGWRMDRVYGTCYCDAACKTTGDCCYDYIRSCPASPCVVSEWSHWSGCAEQCAPTVRIRRRHIEQEPQNNGDPCPTLEERAGCLDYMDYQGVHCGQYYVPAFISTAKYNNERKKRTLFGDEKMPGYCAEFTIESLSFHCTVENRPFARWMQYLREGYTVCVTCQPPAMNSHNHRCHGDEANANGTRISQWQAVGNFRCRGTWKKVHDGAPCSCPEVHSFIFT, encoded by the exons ATGGTGTGGAGTAAACAGTTTATTTTGCTTTTCGTGCTCGAACTGGCGTGGTTTTTGGATATTGCTGAAGCAGGGTGCTCCGAACCTCTCAAATGTTGTAATGGCAGGAaccacgggtgcagcagcacaggTTGGCGAATGGACCGAGTTTATGGGACGTGCTACTGCGATGCGGCATGTAAAACTACTGGTGATTGCTGTTACGATTACATTCGCTCCTGTCCAG CCAGTCCATGTGTAGTGAGTGAATGGAGTCACTGGAGTGGCTGTGCTGAGCAATGTGCACCGACTGTCCGGATTCGACGACGTCACATTGAGCAAGAACCTCAGAATAATGGAGATCCTTGTCCTACCCTGGAGGAACGAGCAGGCTGCCTGGATTACATGGATTACCAGGGTGTCCACTGTGGACAGTATTATG TACCTGCTTTTATAAGCACAGCAAAATATAATAATGAGAGAAAGAAGCGTACTTTGTTTGGGGATGAAAAGATGCCAGG ATATTGTGCAGAGTTTACAATTGAATCACTGTCCTTCCACTGCACTGTCGAAAATCGTCCATTTGCCAGATGGATGCAGTATCTCCGAGAGGGATACACTGTTTGTGTAACCTGTCAGCCACCAGCCATGAATTCACACAACCATCGTTGTCATGGTGATGAGGCAAATGCTAATGG GACTCGCATTTCACAGTGGCAAGCAGTGGGTAATTTTCGGTGCAGAGGAACTTGGAAAAAGGTGCACGATGGAGCACCGTGTTCATGTCCTGAGGTCCACAGTTTTATTTTCACTTGA